One window from the genome of Leuconostoc suionicum encodes:
- a CDS encoding nicotinate-nucleotide adenylyltransferase, with translation MIGTSTTALKHQLELEPSETKHRIGIFGGTFNPPHVGQLILAECVGKQLGLEKVYWMPNAQPVDATHASAIEPSYRMQLVHMAILDNPFFELELLEIRNGGESHTYQSMKELVDTHPENEYYFIMGANTVRKLPTWDHIDELSQIVTFAAGVHSGQETTSDYPVLWFDVPNISVSASEVRTRIRMNQSINYLVPEREALFIREYDLYRGLYD, from the coding sequence ATGATTGGAACATCAACAACTGCACTAAAACATCAATTAGAACTAGAACCAAGTGAGACCAAACATCGTATTGGAATTTTTGGTGGTACCTTTAATCCACCGCACGTTGGGCAATTGATTCTAGCAGAATGTGTTGGGAAACAGCTTGGACTTGAAAAAGTTTACTGGATGCCTAATGCACAGCCGGTTGATGCTACTCATGCTAGCGCAATTGAACCGTCTTATCGAATGCAATTGGTTCACATGGCAATTTTGGATAATCCTTTTTTTGAACTTGAATTATTGGAAATCCGTAATGGCGGTGAATCTCATACTTACCAATCAATGAAAGAGCTTGTGGATACGCATCCAGAAAATGAATATTATTTTATCATGGGTGCAAATACAGTTAGAAAGTTACCCACTTGGGATCACATTGATGAGTTAAGTCAAATTGTTACGTTTGCTGCAGGTGTCCATTCTGGGCAAGAGACAACGTCCGATTATCCAGTGCTATGGTTTGATGTTCCAAACATTAGCGTCAGCGCCTCAGAAGTGCGGACGCGAATCCGTATGAATCAGAGTATTAATTATTTGGTGCCAGAACGAGAAGCACTATTTATTCGAGAGTACGATTTGTATAGAGGTTTATATGACTAA
- the yhbY gene encoding ribosome assembly RNA-binding protein YhbY, with product MQLTGKQKRYLRSQANTLSPIFSVGKNGLTQNWVDEIVLALAKRELVKISLQQSADETAKEVADFIEAHSDITVAQTIGRTVVLYLPAKEDKYKKISLDLAKI from the coding sequence ATGCAATTAACAGGAAAACAAAAACGTTATTTACGTTCACAAGCAAACACTTTATCGCCAATTTTTTCAGTTGGGAAAAATGGATTGACTCAGAATTGGGTTGATGAAATTGTTCTGGCATTGGCTAAAAGAGAGCTAGTCAAAATTAGTTTGCAGCAAAGTGCTGACGAAACAGCAAAAGAAGTGGCTGATTTTATCGAAGCTCATTCAGATATTACGGTTGCACAGACAATTGGTCGTACGGTTGTCCTGTATTTACCAGCAAAAGAAGACAAATATAAGAAAATTTCGTTAGATCTAGCAAAAATCTGA